A stretch of the Sinorhizobium alkalisoli genome encodes the following:
- a CDS encoding sugar phosphate isomerase/epimerase family protein produces the protein MKIALDPYMHRHLGLRDLCRKAAELGYDHIELSPREDFLPWWVRPRAHKERIAEFKSALRDHGVKLASILPMYRWASPHEDERQAAVRYWKEAIQAAVEMGCDTMNSEFGRGPSPDRGHRSNCCGGMHSHEHSEAAWWRSMEELVPVFEKEGVTLNMEPHPEDWCETLRPAVDMLKTIGSKNVKFLYCAPHTFYFGNDMAEMIREAGSLIAHVHVADTYNHKASSGLRYIINPPGAKVTIHQHMDMYQGEINWDVFFSSLAGVGFDGIVTACVFGWEERADESGRFMREEIQKYVDKYWPAERA, from the coding sequence ATGAAGATCGCACTCGACCCCTATATGCATCGCCACCTCGGCCTGCGCGACCTATGCCGCAAGGCCGCCGAGCTTGGTTACGACCATATCGAGCTTTCGCCGCGCGAGGATTTTCTCCCCTGGTGGGTGCGACCGCGCGCGCACAAAGAGCGGATCGCCGAATTCAAGTCGGCGCTCAGGGACCACGGCGTAAAGCTCGCATCGATCCTGCCGATGTATCGCTGGGCAAGCCCGCATGAGGACGAGCGCCAGGCGGCGGTGCGCTACTGGAAGGAAGCGATCCAGGCGGCAGTCGAGATGGGTTGCGACACGATGAATTCCGAATTCGGCCGCGGCCCCTCGCCGGACCGCGGCCATCGCTCCAATTGCTGTGGCGGCATGCATAGCCACGAGCACAGCGAGGCCGCGTGGTGGCGTTCTATGGAGGAGCTTGTGCCGGTCTTCGAGAAGGAAGGCGTAACGCTCAACATGGAGCCCCATCCGGAAGACTGGTGCGAGACGCTGCGGCCGGCCGTCGACATGCTGAAGACGATCGGTTCCAAGAACGTCAAGTTTCTCTATTGCGCGCCGCATACCTTCTACTTCGGCAATGACATGGCGGAGATGATCCGCGAGGCCGGGTCGCTGATCGCCCATGTCCACGTGGCCGACACCTACAACCACAAGGCCTCGTCCGGTCTGCGCTACATCATCAACCCGCCCGGCGCGAAGGTGACCATCCATCAGCACATGGACATGTATCAGGGCGAGATCAACTGGGACGTCTTCTTTTCCTCGCTCGCCGGGGTCGGCTTCGACGGCATCGTCACGGCCTGCGTCTTCGGCTGGGAAGAGCGCGCCGACGAGTCCGGCCGTTTCATGCGGGAGGAAATTCAGAAATACGTGGACAAATATTGGCCGGCCGAACGCGCGTAA
- a CDS encoding TIM barrel protein, with product MTITITTAPCCWGVDDVNNPNLPAWERVFDEAAAAGYGGLELGPYGYVPLESERVARALDERKLFIVAGTIFDDLVSPENQANLLRQTDEICAVITRLPQPQQLSGQRFRTPYLTVMDWGHDERDYSAGHYDRAPRLSDEEWRGMVANIKAIAAVARDKYGVRAVIHPHAGGYIEFADEIERIANDVPAALAGFCIDTGHTYYAGMDPVETLKKYGGRLDYVHFKDIDETVFRRVLGENIRFFEACAQGVMCPIGRGIIDYPAIRQALDEIGYQGFITVEQERDPLSVAGSLTDVKESRDYLRSVGF from the coding sequence ATGACCATCACCATCACGACCGCCCCCTGCTGCTGGGGCGTTGACGACGTCAACAACCCGAACCTGCCCGCCTGGGAGCGCGTCTTCGACGAGGCGGCCGCCGCCGGCTATGGCGGTCTGGAACTTGGCCCCTACGGCTATGTGCCGCTCGAGTCCGAACGGGTCGCCCGGGCGCTTGACGAACGCAAGCTCTTCATCGTCGCCGGCACGATCTTCGACGATCTCGTCTCGCCGGAGAACCAGGCCAACCTGCTGCGCCAGACCGACGAAATCTGCGCCGTCATCACGCGATTGCCGCAGCCGCAGCAGCTATCCGGTCAGCGTTTCAGGACGCCCTATCTCACCGTCATGGACTGGGGCCACGACGAGCGGGATTATTCCGCCGGCCATTACGACCGTGCGCCGCGGCTATCGGACGAGGAGTGGCGCGGCATGGTTGCCAATATCAAGGCGATTGCCGCGGTCGCCCGCGACAAATACGGCGTGCGCGCCGTCATCCATCCGCATGCCGGCGGCTATATTGAATTCGCCGACGAGATCGAGCGGATCGCTAACGACGTGCCGGCGGCGCTTGCGGGCTTCTGCATCGACACGGGCCACACCTATTACGCGGGCATGGACCCGGTCGAGACGCTGAAGAAATATGGCGGTCGCCTCGACTATGTGCATTTCAAGGACATCGACGAAACGGTCTTCCGCCGGGTGCTTGGCGAGAATATCCGGTTCTTCGAGGCCTGCGCGCAAGGTGTCATGTGCCCGATCGGGCGCGGCATCATCGACTACCCGGCAATCAGGCAGGCGCTCGACGAGATCGGCTATCAGGGCTTCATCACGGTCGAGCAGGAACGCGATCCCTTGAGTGTGGCGGGAAGCCTCACCGACGTGAAGGAAAGTCGCGATTATCTGCGCTCGGTCGGGTTTTGA
- a CDS encoding Gfo/Idh/MocA family protein, with amino-acid sequence MSEKRTKPIRWGMVGGGRGSQIGYIHRSAALRDNTFELVAGAFDIDAARGRTFGIDLGLDEQRSYPDYRTLFAEEAKRADGIEAVSIATPNNTHFGICKAALEHGIHVVCEKPLCFTVAEAKELKALAEARGLIVGVTYGYAGHQMIEQARAMVKNGDLGEIRIVNLQFAHGFHSAAVEERNPSTRWRVDPKFAGPSYVLGDVGTHPLYLSEVILPHMKIKRLMCVRQSFIKSRAPLEDNAVTLMEYDNGAIANVWSSAVNAGSMHGQKLRIVGSKASIEWWDERPNQLSYEIQGEPVRILERGMDYLYPQARLDDRIGGGHPEGLFEAWGNLYRRFGLAINGHRGLAPESSKDLVFPGIDAGLEGVRWVENCVRSADRGGVWVDYG; translated from the coding sequence ATGTCAGAGAAGAGAACGAAACCGATCCGCTGGGGCATGGTCGGCGGCGGGCGCGGCAGCCAGATCGGCTACATCCATCGCTCGGCGGCGCTGAGGGACAACACATTTGAACTCGTCGCCGGCGCCTTCGATATCGATGCGGCGCGGGGCCGCACCTTCGGCATCGACCTGGGATTGGACGAACAGCGGAGCTACCCGGACTACCGGACGCTGTTCGCGGAGGAGGCGAAGCGCGCCGACGGCATCGAAGCGGTCTCGATCGCAACGCCGAACAACACCCATTTCGGGATCTGCAAGGCGGCGCTCGAACACGGCATCCACGTCGTCTGCGAAAAGCCGCTCTGCTTCACCGTTGCCGAAGCGAAGGAACTGAAGGCACTGGCAGAAGCGCGCGGCCTCATCGTCGGCGTCACCTATGGCTATGCCGGCCATCAGATGATCGAGCAGGCCCGCGCCATGGTGAAGAACGGCGATCTCGGCGAAATCCGCATCGTCAACCTGCAATTCGCCCACGGTTTCCACAGCGCCGCCGTCGAGGAACGGAACCCGTCGACCCGCTGGCGCGTCGACCCGAAATTCGCCGGACCCAGCTATGTGCTCGGCGACGTCGGCACGCATCCGCTTTATCTTTCCGAGGTCATCCTGCCGCACATGAAGATCAAGCGGCTGATGTGCGTGCGCCAGAGCTTCATCAAGAGCCGGGCACCGCTCGAGGACAATGCGGTGACCCTGATGGAATACGACAACGGCGCGATTGCCAATGTCTGGTCGAGCGCTGTCAATGCCGGCTCCATGCACGGTCAGAAGCTTCGCATCGTCGGATCGAAGGCGAGCATCGAATGGTGGGACGAGCGGCCGAACCAGCTCTCCTACGAGATCCAGGGCGAACCCGTCCGCATCCTCGAGCGCGGCATGGACTATCTCTATCCGCAAGCCCGCCTCGACGATCGTATCGGCGGCGGCCATCCGGAAGGCCTGTTCGAGGCCTGGGGCAACCTCTACCGCCGCTTCGGCCTGGCGATCAACGGCCATCGCGGGTTGGCGCCGGAAAGCAGCAAGGACCTCGTCTTTCCCGGCATCGACGCCGGGCTGGAGGGCGTACGCTGGGTCGAAAACTGCGTCCGCTCGGCCGATCGGGGCGGCGTCTGGGTGGACTACGGGTAA
- the repB gene encoding plasmid partitioning protein RepB produces the protein MAGNNRKNELRALFMGGAPASPQAAGEPSADPAELTPVNRSTPAPTPPRAASGAVKAMGLSLGSITREAEEARALREALTAGERVVSLDPALVEASFIEDRLTDGEVDDPDFVALVESIRENGQQSPILVRPHPDKQGHYQTAYGHRRLKAVRRLELQVKAIVRPLSDDELVLAQGKENAERRNLSFIERALFAAALAARGFDRKVIGDALAVQKSELSRLLQVADSVPHNVARAIGPAPRAGRARWMAIGALLDKVDARVAAEEEIASSEFRAADTDQRFQLVFDRLSDGDRPKPEMPEELRDEAGRVYARLRRNGKSPTIEFVPETHPVFVNEAVNMLGKYHANFMDRQKSLLRR, from the coding sequence ATGGCAGGCAACAACCGGAAGAACGAATTGCGGGCGCTGTTCATGGGTGGGGCTCCGGCCTCTCCACAGGCCGCGGGTGAGCCTTCTGCGGACCCGGCCGAGTTGACACCTGTCAACAGAAGCACGCCCGCCCCGACTCCGCCACGCGCGGCCTCCGGCGCGGTCAAGGCCATGGGGCTTTCACTCGGCAGCATCACCCGCGAGGCGGAGGAGGCGCGCGCACTTCGCGAGGCGCTGACGGCGGGCGAGCGCGTCGTTTCGCTCGATCCGGCGCTCGTCGAAGCCTCCTTCATCGAAGATCGCCTGACCGACGGCGAAGTCGACGATCCGGATTTTGTGGCGCTCGTCGAGAGCATTCGCGAGAACGGGCAGCAATCTCCGATCCTTGTCCGCCCGCATCCGGACAAGCAAGGGCATTACCAGACCGCCTATGGTCATCGTCGCCTGAAGGCGGTGCGCCGGCTCGAGCTCCAGGTGAAGGCGATCGTCCGGCCGCTTTCCGACGACGAATTGGTGCTGGCCCAGGGCAAGGAAAATGCCGAGCGGCGCAACCTCTCCTTCATCGAGCGGGCGCTTTTCGCTGCGGCGCTTGCCGCACGCGGTTTCGACCGCAAGGTGATCGGCGATGCGCTTGCGGTGCAGAAGAGCGAGCTCTCCCGTCTCCTACAGGTCGCCGACAGCGTACCGCACAACGTCGCGCGCGCCATCGGTCCGGCACCCAGGGCCGGCCGCGCCCGCTGGATGGCGATCGGCGCACTGCTTGATAAAGTGGACGCGCGCGTCGCGGCAGAGGAGGAGATCGCTTCTTCGGAATTCCGCGCCGCCGACACCGACCAGCGCTTCCAACTGGTCTTCGATCGGCTCTCCGATGGGGACAGGCCGAAGCCGGAAATGCCGGAAGAGTTGAGGGACGAAGCCGGACGAGTCTACGCGCGCCTGAGGCGCAACGGGAAGTCGCCAACAATCGAGTTCGTACCCGAAACGCATCCTGTCTTCGTCAACGAGGCGGTGAACATGCTGGGGAAATACCACGCGAACTTCATGGATCGTCAGAAGTCGCTGCTCCGTCGCTGA
- the repA gene encoding plasmid partitioning protein RepA — protein sequence MDMTGSTAEAASAIGELATAGQGLRRSADEAIAADARALSEQLKAMRDRLFPPLARKTLRSFTSGEAAKLIGVSDGYLRQLSLAGEGPQPDTGAGGRRSYSLSDINALRRHLAEQALAKGNGAKARGYLKWRDTRRGEHLQVVSVTNFKGGSGKTTSSVHLAQYLALTGHRVLAVDLDPQASLSALFGYQPELDLTGNDTLYGAIRYDAEARPLREIIRETYFDGLDLVPGNLELQEFEHTTPQALSARQSGSDAGPLFFARVQTALASVADHYDVVVIDCPPQLGYLTLSALCASTSVIVTVHPQMLDVASMNQFLYMTSDLLSVVREAGGELNFDFLRYLVTRFEPNDGPQAQIVGFMRSLFGDRVLTSSMVKSTAISDAGLTKQTLYEVGRENFTRATYDRAIESLNAVNGEIEALIHAAWGR from the coding sequence ATGGACATGACGGGTTCGACGGCCGAAGCCGCAAGCGCAATCGGCGAGTTGGCGACGGCCGGCCAGGGCCTTCGCAGGTCAGCGGACGAGGCGATTGCGGCGGATGCGCGGGCGCTTTCGGAGCAGTTGAAAGCCATGCGCGACCGGCTGTTCCCGCCTTTGGCGAGGAAGACGCTCAGAAGCTTCACCTCCGGCGAGGCCGCAAAACTCATCGGCGTTTCTGACGGCTATCTCCGGCAACTCTCGCTTGCGGGCGAGGGGCCCCAGCCCGATACCGGCGCCGGCGGGCGTCGCTCCTATTCGCTTTCCGACATCAACGCGCTGCGCCGCCATCTTGCCGAACAGGCGCTTGCCAAGGGCAACGGCGCCAAGGCGCGCGGCTACCTGAAATGGCGCGATACCAGGCGCGGCGAGCATCTGCAGGTCGTTTCCGTCACCAACTTCAAGGGCGGTTCCGGCAAGACGACGTCGTCGGTTCATCTGGCCCAGTACCTTGCCTTGACCGGCCACAGGGTGCTGGCCGTCGACCTCGATCCGCAGGCCTCGCTCTCGGCGCTCTTCGGCTACCAGCCGGAGCTGGACCTGACCGGCAACGACACGCTCTACGGCGCCATCCGCTATGACGCCGAGGCGCGGCCGCTGCGAGAGATCATCCGCGAGACCTATTTCGACGGGCTCGACCTGGTGCCGGGCAATCTCGAGCTGCAGGAATTCGAACACACGACGCCGCAGGCCTTGAGCGCCCGTCAGAGCGGCTCGGATGCCGGGCCCCTGTTCTTCGCCCGGGTGCAGACGGCGCTCGCAAGCGTCGCCGATCATTATGACGTCGTCGTCATCGACTGCCCGCCGCAGCTCGGCTATCTGACGCTCTCGGCGCTCTGCGCCTCGACCTCAGTCATCGTCACCGTGCATCCGCAGATGCTCGACGTCGCCTCGATGAACCAGTTCCTCTACATGACCTCGGACCTGCTGAGCGTCGTGCGCGAGGCCGGCGGCGAGCTCAATTTCGACTTCCTGCGCTATCTCGTCACCCGCTTCGAGCCGAATGACGGGCCGCAGGCGCAGATCGTCGGTTTCATGCGCTCGCTCTTCGGCGATCGGGTGCTGACCTCGTCGATGGTCAAGTCGACGGCGATCTCCGATGCGGGGCTCACCAAGCAGACGCTCTACGAGGTGGGCCGGGAGAACTTCACCCGCGCCACCTATGACCGGGCAATCGAGTCGCTCAATGCCGTCAACGGCGAGATCGAGGCTCTCATTCACGCGGCGTGGGGGCGCTAA
- a CDS encoding ABC transporter permease: MSETSESRISIRARLPGLLRRADPAVLTAFGCILLLLSLGSLYSSNFLSPDYLLQQLKVASFLGVVAAGMMVVILLGHIDLSVPWVMTSGAMMACAAAGLGSMGAVVAIPAGVLCGVAFGLLNGVGVAFLRIPSMIVTLASNVVAQGLMVVYTGGFSPQDSAPPAVRWLATGAIVPGLPNAILVWLAVSMAMVFLLTRTAFGRAVYGIGNSERAAFLSGIGTRRVVMMAFALSGALSAFGGVLLAGYASKAAQAMGDPYLLPSVAAVVLGGTSILGGRGSYYGTVAGVILITLLQSILSVMQMPEAGRQIVYGVVIIVMLLLYGRAPPNR, translated from the coding sequence ATGAGCGAGACGTCCGAAAGCCGAATTTCGATCCGGGCGCGCCTTCCCGGTCTTCTTCGGCGCGCCGATCCCGCCGTGCTGACTGCCTTCGGCTGCATCCTGCTTCTCCTTTCGCTCGGCAGCCTCTATTCAAGCAACTTTCTATCACCGGACTATCTGCTGCAACAGCTCAAGGTCGCGTCTTTTCTCGGCGTCGTGGCCGCCGGGATGATGGTCGTCATCCTTCTCGGGCATATCGATCTGTCGGTTCCCTGGGTGATGACAAGCGGCGCCATGATGGCCTGCGCCGCGGCCGGGCTCGGCAGCATGGGAGCCGTTGTCGCCATTCCCGCCGGCGTTCTCTGCGGCGTCGCCTTCGGTCTCTTGAACGGCGTCGGCGTCGCCTTTCTGCGCATCCCTTCGATGATTGTGACGCTTGCGTCCAATGTGGTCGCACAGGGGCTGATGGTCGTCTACACCGGCGGCTTCTCGCCTCAGGATTCGGCGCCCCCCGCCGTCAGGTGGCTTGCAACCGGCGCAATCGTTCCGGGCCTGCCCAATGCCATCCTCGTCTGGCTCGCAGTCAGCATGGCGATGGTGTTCCTGTTGACGCGGACCGCTTTTGGTCGCGCCGTCTACGGCATCGGCAACAGCGAGCGCGCAGCCTTTCTCTCCGGCATCGGCACAAGGCGGGTGGTCATGATGGCTTTCGCCTTGTCTGGCGCCTTGAGCGCCTTCGGCGGCGTGCTGCTCGCGGGCTATGCGTCCAAGGCTGCGCAGGCGATGGGGGATCCCTATCTGTTGCCGTCCGTCGCGGCGGTCGTGCTCGGCGGCACGTCCATCCTCGGCGGCCGCGGCTCCTACTACGGGACGGTCGCAGGCGTCATCTTGATCACGCTCCTGCAATCGATCCTCTCCGTCATGCAGATGCCGGAGGCCGGCCGTCAGATCGTCTACGGCGTTGTCATCATCGTGATGCTGTTGCTATACGGCCGCGCGCCGCCGAACCGCTAG
- a CDS encoding ABC transporter permease, giving the protein MNEWRYWLNEQRGTLTGLALFLVMFAVYVANHPAGFTANVVHTAANKGVLLAFVAMAQALVVITAGIDLSVGMIFVLTNCIASWIVVGAAVPTALGVAAVLLVGALCGAINGLLVIYGRLQPIVATIATGAVYFGLALLLRPFPGGSVNETLADALTGRLFGVVPSSLVALTAVVLIVWLPFKRSIVGRAAYAAGSSEQAAFMSGMPIRRGKFAAYLLGGLLAGMGGLFLTFFTYTGEAAYASGNAYTLWSIAAVVLGGVSLYGGRGSAVGAIFGAFAARTTGDMLFAFDVDPLWQPLLQGIVLLIAVSIGSLALLRVRNRLDWFQ; this is encoded by the coding sequence ATGAACGAGTGGCGCTATTGGCTGAACGAACAGCGCGGGACGCTGACCGGGCTCGCGCTTTTCCTTGTGATGTTTGCCGTCTATGTCGCCAACCACCCGGCCGGGTTCACCGCGAATGTCGTTCACACCGCTGCCAACAAGGGCGTGCTGCTTGCCTTTGTCGCCATGGCACAGGCGCTGGTGGTGATCACCGCCGGCATCGACCTGTCGGTCGGCATGATCTTCGTGCTCACCAACTGCATTGCCTCCTGGATCGTCGTCGGCGCGGCCGTGCCTACGGCTCTCGGCGTCGCAGCGGTGCTATTGGTCGGGGCGCTCTGCGGCGCGATCAACGGCCTTCTCGTGATCTACGGACGTCTGCAGCCGATCGTCGCGACGATCGCGACAGGAGCCGTCTATTTCGGCCTGGCGCTCCTGCTTCGGCCTTTTCCAGGCGGCTCCGTCAACGAGACTCTTGCCGACGCGCTGACCGGTCGGCTTTTCGGGGTGGTACCCTCGAGCCTGGTTGCGCTGACCGCCGTCGTCCTCATCGTCTGGCTGCCCTTCAAAAGATCGATCGTGGGCCGGGCTGCCTATGCGGCAGGCTCTTCCGAGCAAGCGGCCTTCATGTCCGGCATGCCGATCCGGCGCGGCAAGTTTGCCGCCTATCTCCTGGGCGGACTGCTCGCGGGAATGGGGGGATTGTTCCTCACCTTCTTCACCTATACTGGCGAAGCGGCCTATGCCAGCGGCAATGCCTATACGCTGTGGTCGATCGCCGCAGTCGTGCTCGGCGGGGTGTCGCTCTATGGCGGTCGCGGCAGCGCGGTGGGGGCGATCTTCGGCGCCTTTGCGGCGCGCACCACTGGCGACATGCTGTTTGCCTTCGACGTCGACCCGCTGTGGCAGCCGCTTCTTCAGGGCATCGTGCTTTTGATCGCGGTCAGCATCGGCTCGCTCGCGCTCCTGCGTGTCCGTAACCGGCTGGACTGGTTCCAATGA
- a CDS encoding sugar ABC transporter ATP-binding protein: MIAAETPSPLIRMEGISKRYGGVRALENAHLEVAPGRIHAVLGENGAGKSTLIKIMAGVVATDEGRMLLDGREVTFRSPAEAAAAGIACVFQELSLIPDLSVADNIIISNPPHRFGLIDRRAQRALAEEALARAGADDIHPRAAVKDLPLSRRQMVEIAKALASKPRVLILDEATSALTASDVAKVFAVLKRLRQEGLALLYISHRMHEITELADTCTVFRNGRNVATFPAGSHSNSEIVQMMIGREYSNVFPARHRRAVVTAKAPVLECRNLGWGDRLRDISFSVAEGEVVGLGGLEGQGQRLLLLALFGVLRGMSGSVLVDGRPVTISSPTQARKPPLSMALIPEDRKTEGLMLPMTVRENLSFAALDQISAGGIIDRKREGQLINDMVRLLEIKTAGLDVPVGALSGGNQQKVVIAKWLMRKPRIILLNDPTRGIDVGTKQELYQLLRRLAEVGAAIVFYSTDYDELIGCCDRVLVLYDGRIVRELKDGEISERALIASALNVDEGQEGTAA; the protein is encoded by the coding sequence ATGATCGCAGCAGAGACACCGTCCCCGCTCATCCGCATGGAAGGCATATCGAAGCGCTATGGCGGGGTCCGCGCCCTTGAGAATGCCCATCTCGAAGTTGCGCCGGGCCGAATTCATGCGGTTCTCGGCGAGAACGGTGCCGGCAAGTCGACGCTCATCAAGATCATGGCCGGGGTCGTGGCGACGGACGAGGGTCGGATGCTGCTTGATGGCCGGGAGGTCACGTTTCGTTCGCCGGCCGAGGCTGCGGCGGCAGGGATCGCCTGCGTTTTCCAGGAACTTTCATTGATCCCGGACCTGAGCGTCGCCGACAATATCATCATTTCCAACCCTCCCCACCGTTTCGGCCTGATCGACCGGCGTGCCCAGCGCGCTCTCGCGGAGGAGGCCCTGGCGCGAGCCGGCGCCGATGACATCCATCCGCGCGCAGCCGTCAAGGATCTGCCGCTCTCACGCCGGCAGATGGTGGAGATCGCCAAAGCGCTTGCCTCGAAGCCGCGGGTGCTCATACTCGACGAGGCGACCTCGGCGCTTACGGCGAGCGATGTCGCGAAGGTCTTCGCGGTTCTGAAGCGGTTGCGTCAGGAAGGCCTTGCGCTGCTCTATATCTCGCATCGCATGCACGAGATCACCGAGCTTGCCGATACCTGCACGGTCTTTCGCAACGGTCGCAATGTCGCGACCTTCCCGGCCGGGAGCCACAGCAACAGCGAAATCGTCCAGATGATGATCGGGCGCGAATACAGCAACGTCTTTCCCGCAAGACACAGGCGGGCGGTTGTGACCGCGAAGGCGCCGGTGCTCGAATGCCGAAATCTCGGCTGGGGCGATCGGCTGCGCGATATCTCGTTCTCGGTCGCCGAGGGAGAGGTCGTCGGCCTCGGCGGGCTTGAGGGCCAGGGCCAGCGGCTGCTTCTTCTCGCCCTCTTCGGGGTTTTGCGCGGAATGAGCGGCTCGGTGCTCGTCGACGGTCGGCCGGTGACGATCAGCAGTCCGACGCAGGCGCGCAAACCGCCTCTCTCCATGGCGCTCATCCCCGAGGACCGCAAGACGGAGGGCTTGATGTTGCCGATGACCGTGCGGGAGAACCTTTCCTTCGCGGCGCTCGACCAGATCTCCGCCGGCGGCATCATCGATCGGAAGAGGGAAGGGCAACTGATCAACGACATGGTGCGGCTGCTGGAGATCAAGACCGCCGGCCTCGACGTGCCCGTCGGCGCGCTTTCCGGCGGCAATCAGCAGAAAGTTGTGATTGCCAAATGGCTGATGCGAAAGCCGCGGATCATTCTGCTCAACGACCCGACGCGCGGCATCGACGTGGGCACAAAGCAGGAGCTCTATCAGCTGTTGCGGCGGCTGGCGGAGGTCGGGGCGGCGATCGTCTTCTATTCGACGGACTACGACGAGCTGATCGGCTGCTGCGACCGGGTGCTGGTTCTTTACGACGGCCGCATCGTGCGGGAACTCAAGGACGGTGAGATCAGCGAACGCGCGCTTATCGCCAGCGCCCTCAATGTCGACGAAGGTCAGGAGGGAACAGCGGCATGA
- a CDS encoding sugar ABC transporter substrate-binding protein has protein sequence MTGTLVSGILTAAAFALLSTTATAEPEIVAGPSADPECFAPWTPETKFFKFPKKEGPYRIALANGYIANTWRIQMIQTAKAYASQPDVAAKLKEFKVVSTGEDVPAQISAINNFIDSGYDAIIVNAQNPTAFGPVIKRAKEAGVVLVAFDNVLDTEDAINVNVDQKGLGVLWANWLAKHLPEGGKILEVRGVPGTSVDTDRHNGIQETFAATGKKWDVVEVLGKWDDPTAQKATADAIAVHKKFDGITAQGGDTGVVQALIDAGHPFVPFGGETENGFRKFCAKHADEGLKCSSAGTGPAQVAVAIKTAIAALEGEVVPQSIKLPLAIVEDPNFKEGQDYYPDQSDNFFVGNAFPTCGINFTAQEIMGQTKENQ, from the coding sequence ATGACCGGAACGCTCGTCAGCGGCATTCTCACAGCCGCTGCATTCGCACTTCTATCCACCACCGCCACCGCAGAGCCTGAAATCGTCGCCGGCCCTTCGGCCGATCCGGAGTGCTTCGCTCCGTGGACGCCCGAGACCAAATTCTTCAAGTTTCCGAAAAAGGAGGGGCCGTACCGGATCGCACTCGCCAATGGCTATATCGCCAATACCTGGCGCATCCAGATGATCCAGACAGCCAAGGCCTATGCCTCACAGCCGGACGTTGCGGCCAAGCTCAAGGAGTTCAAGGTCGTGTCCACGGGCGAGGACGTCCCGGCGCAGATCTCGGCGATCAACAATTTCATCGATTCCGGCTATGACGCGATCATCGTCAATGCGCAGAACCCCACCGCCTTCGGGCCGGTCATCAAGCGGGCCAAGGAAGCGGGCGTGGTGCTGGTCGCGTTCGACAACGTCCTCGACACCGAGGACGCCATCAACGTCAATGTCGACCAGAAAGGCCTCGGCGTGCTCTGGGCGAATTGGCTCGCCAAGCACCTTCCGGAAGGCGGCAAGATCCTCGAAGTGCGCGGCGTGCCCGGCACTTCTGTCGATACCGATCGCCACAACGGCATCCAGGAGACTTTCGCCGCCACGGGCAAGAAATGGGATGTCGTCGAGGTGCTCGGCAAGTGGGACGATCCGACAGCGCAAAAGGCGACTGCGGATGCGATCGCCGTCCATAAGAAATTCGACGGCATTACCGCGCAGGGTGGCGACACCGGCGTGGTACAGGCGCTGATCGACGCCGGTCATCCTTTCGTTCCGTTCGGCGGGGAGACGGAAAACGGATTCCGGAAGTTCTGCGCCAAGCACGCGGACGAGGGACTGAAGTGCTCGTCGGCCGGCACCGGCCCGGCCCAGGTCGCGGTCGCCATCAAGACGGCGATTGCGGCCCTCGAGGGCGAGGTGGTGCCGCAGTCGATCAAGCTGCCGCTGGCGATCGTCGAAGATCCGAACTTCAAGGAGGGCCAGGATTATTATCCGGACCAGTCCGACAACTTCTTTGTCGGCAATGCCTTCCCGACCTGCGGCATCAACTTCACGGCCCAGGAGATCATGGGTCAGACCAAGGAGAACCAGTAG
- the urtE gene encoding urea ABC transporter ATP-binding subunit UrtE, whose product MLKVENVNLHYGAAQALRNVSFTAEMGKITCVLGRNGVGKSSLLRAITGQHPVTSGTVAFNGTVLGGMAPFRRAKLGVGYVPQGREIFPLLTVKENLETGYAPLKRADRSIPEDIFSLFPVLQSMLARRGGDLSGGQQQQLAIARALVTRPKILVLDEPTEGIQPSIIKDIGRAIRYLKESTGMAILLVEQYLDFCRELADHVYIMDRGSFVHDGPAETLDTPEARRHLTV is encoded by the coding sequence ATGCTGAAGGTCGAGAACGTCAATCTGCACTACGGCGCCGCCCAGGCGCTGCGTAACGTCTCCTTCACGGCGGAAATGGGCAAGATCACCTGCGTGCTCGGGCGCAACGGCGTCGGCAAGTCGAGCCTGCTTCGGGCGATCACCGGTCAGCATCCGGTGACTTCCGGCACGGTCGCCTTCAATGGCACGGTGCTCGGCGGCATGGCGCCTTTCCGCCGCGCCAAGCTGGGCGTCGGCTATGTGCCGCAGGGGCGCGAGATCTTTCCGCTGTTGACGGTGAAGGAAAATCTGGAGACCGGCTATGCGCCACTGAAGCGGGCAGATCGCTCGATCCCCGAAGACATCTTCAGCCTGTTTCCCGTTCTTCAGTCGATGCTGGCGCGGCGCGGCGGCGATTTATCCGGCGGCCAGCAGCAGCAGCTTGCGATCGCCCGCGCGCTCGTCACCCGCCCGAAGATCCTTGTGCTCGACGAGCCGACCGAAGGTATCCAGCCGTCGATCATCAAGGATATTGGCCGGGCGATCAGATATTTGAAGGAATCGACCGGCATGGCGATCCTGCTCGTCGAGCAATATCTCGACTTCTGCCGCGAGCTTGCCGACCACGTCTACATCATGGATCGCGGCTCCTTCGTGCATGATGGGCCGGCGGAGACGCTGGATACGCCGGAGGCGCGCCGCCATCTGACTGTATAG